One window from the genome of Rhodopseudomonas sp. P2A-2r encodes:
- a CDS encoding LysR family transcriptional regulator, producing the protein MNAKPSLGDFTALAAIIAHRSFRKAADELGLSPSTLSHMMRVLEQNLGVRLLNRTTRSVAPTEAGERLMARLQPLLRDLDSALAEVDAFRSRPSGTLRINANEAAARILVRAVVPTFLARHPEMALDLVTDGRLIDIVADGFDAGVRLGEAVPQDMVAVRFGGAARFLAVAAPSYLQGRVLKTPDDLGDHACIRFRLPSGKLYRWEFEKHGQEIAIDVPGALTLDHVELMIEAAEAGLGIAYAPERSVRPLLESGRLVSVLDDWCPTIPGLFLYYPGHRHVPPGLRAFIDVLKEVA; encoded by the coding sequence ATGAATGCAAAGCCATCGCTGGGCGATTTCACCGCGCTGGCGGCCATCATCGCGCATCGCAGTTTTCGCAAAGCCGCCGACGAACTCGGCCTGTCGCCCTCTACCCTCAGCCATATGATGCGGGTGCTGGAGCAGAACCTCGGCGTCAGGCTGCTCAACCGCACCACGCGCAGCGTGGCACCCACGGAGGCCGGCGAGCGCCTGATGGCGCGGCTGCAGCCGCTGCTACGCGATCTGGACTCTGCGCTGGCCGAGGTCGATGCGTTCCGCAGCCGGCCCAGCGGCACGTTGCGCATCAATGCCAACGAAGCCGCCGCGCGCATTCTGGTTCGTGCTGTAGTGCCGACCTTCCTCGCGCGCCATCCCGAAATGGCACTCGACCTCGTCACGGACGGCCGCCTGATCGACATCGTCGCCGACGGCTTCGACGCGGGCGTCAGGCTCGGCGAGGCAGTGCCGCAGGACATGGTCGCCGTGCGCTTCGGCGGCGCGGCGCGCTTCCTCGCCGTAGCCGCGCCGTCCTATCTGCAAGGCCGCGTGCTGAAGACCCCCGATGACCTCGGGGATCACGCTTGCATCCGCTTCCGGCTGCCGAGCGGCAAACTGTATCGCTGGGAGTTCGAGAAGCATGGCCAAGAGATCGCCATCGACGTGCCCGGCGCCCTCACCCTCGACCACGTCGAACTCATGATCGAAGCCGCCGAAGCCGGTCTCGGCATCGCCTACGCGCCGGAACGCTCGGTGCGGCCATTGCTCGAGAGCGGCCGGCTGGTCAGCGTGCTCGACGACTGGTGCCCGACAATCCCCGGCCTGTTCCTGTACTATCCCGGCCACCGCCACGTGCCGCCCGGCCTGCGCGCCTTCATCGACGTGCTGAAGGAGGTGGCATAA
- a CDS encoding MFS transporter, which yields MTKERLIPLIVAAALFMENMDSTVIATSLPAIAADIGTSPLTLKLAITSYLLSLAVFIPASGWTADRFGARAVFSVAIAVFMVGSIGCALSGSVTDFVIARILQGMGGAMMTPVGRLVLLRSIDKKGLVNAMAWMTMPALVGPVIGPPLGGFITTYFSWHWIFLINIPIGLLGIFLAQRYIDPIRAEDPERFDLWGLLLAGIGLAGIAFGASVAGLGLLPWPVVVALIAIGTVSMTLYVIHARRTASPVLDFSLLRLATLRAAIIGGFLFRLGIGALPFLLPLLMQVGFGLSPFRSGLVTFGSAVGAMGMKALAARVIRTFGFRNVLTINALVSTVFLAACALFTVTTPLLLILILLVVGGFFRSLEFTAINTVAYAEVEPPQMSRATTLVSVNQQLAISAGVAVGAACVESTMLIHGMTQLSADDFAPAFIVVSLLSATSAWFFWQMPNDAGHEISGQVISIASRKGVEKAAAKAASEGTEDARDQKLG from the coding sequence ATGACCAAAGAACGACTGATCCCGCTCATCGTCGCCGCTGCCCTGTTCATGGAAAACATGGATTCCACGGTGATCGCGACCTCGCTGCCGGCGATTGCCGCCGATATCGGTACCTCGCCGCTGACGCTGAAACTGGCGATCACGTCTTACCTGTTGTCGCTGGCGGTGTTCATTCCGGCCTCCGGCTGGACCGCCGACCGCTTCGGCGCCCGCGCAGTGTTCTCCGTCGCCATCGCGGTGTTCATGGTCGGCTCGATCGGCTGCGCGCTGTCCGGCTCGGTCACCGACTTCGTCATCGCGCGCATCCTGCAAGGCATGGGCGGCGCCATGATGACCCCGGTCGGCCGGCTGGTGCTGCTGCGCTCCATCGACAAGAAGGGCCTGGTCAATGCCATGGCCTGGATGACCATGCCGGCGCTGGTCGGGCCGGTGATCGGACCGCCGCTCGGCGGTTTCATCACCACATATTTTTCCTGGCACTGGATCTTCCTGATCAACATTCCGATCGGTCTGCTCGGCATTTTCCTGGCGCAACGCTACATCGACCCGATCCGCGCCGAGGACCCGGAGCGCTTCGACCTCTGGGGCCTGCTGCTGGCCGGCATCGGCCTTGCCGGCATCGCCTTCGGCGCCTCCGTCGCCGGCCTCGGCCTGCTGCCATGGCCGGTGGTCGTTGCACTGATCGCCATCGGCACGGTGTCGATGACCCTGTATGTGATCCACGCCCGGCGCACCGCCTCGCCGGTGCTGGATTTCTCGCTGCTGCGACTGGCGACATTGCGCGCCGCAATCATCGGCGGGTTCCTGTTCCGGCTGGGAATCGGCGCGCTGCCCTTCCTGCTGCCGCTCTTGATGCAGGTCGGCTTCGGCCTGTCGCCGTTCCGCTCCGGCCTCGTCACCTTCGGCTCCGCGGTCGGCGCCATGGGCATGAAGGCGCTGGCGGCGCGGGTGATCCGCACCTTCGGCTTCCGCAACGTCCTCACCATCAATGCGCTGGTCAGTACGGTGTTTCTCGCCGCCTGCGCGCTGTTCACCGTGACCACGCCGCTGCTGCTGATCCTGATCCTGCTGGTGGTCGGCGGCTTCTTCCGCTCGCTCGAATTCACCGCCATCAACACCGTGGCCTATGCCGAGGTGGAGCCGCCGCAGATGAGCCGCGCCACCACGCTGGTCAGCGTCAACCAGCAGCTGGCGATTTCCGCCGGCGTGGCGGTCGGCGCGGCCTGCGTGGAATCCACCATGTTGATCCACGGCATGACGCAGCTCTCCGCCGACGACTTCGCGCCGGCTTTCATCGTGGTCTCGCTGCTGTCGGCCACCTCGGCCTGGTTCTTCTGGCAGATGCCGAACGATGCCGGCCACGAGATTTCCGGCCAGGTCATCAGCATCGCCAGCCGCAAGGGCGTCGAGAAGGCCGCGGCCAAGGCCGCCTCCGAAGGCACCGAGGACGCACGGGATCAGAAGCTGGGGTGA
- a CDS encoding type II toxin-antitoxin system HigB family toxin, protein MRIIARRTLRQFVESLSASKDRPAVKAALDAWFNEASQAMWKNAADVKRHYATASIITAERIVFNIKGNDYRLVVAVDFDKAIIWMKWIGTHKAYDKIDVTEVQHEK, encoded by the coding sequence ATGAGGATCATCGCCCGCCGCACGTTGCGACAGTTCGTTGAAAGCCTCTCGGCCAGCAAAGATCGGCCGGCCGTGAAAGCGGCATTGGATGCCTGGTTCAACGAAGCCAGCCAGGCCATGTGGAAGAACGCTGCAGACGTAAAGCGTCACTATGCGACGGCCAGCATTATTACTGCCGAACGTATCGTCTTCAACATCAAGGGCAACGATTATCGTCTCGTCGTTGCCGTCGACTTCGACAAGGCCATCATCTGGATGAAATGGATTGGTACCCACAAGGCATATGACAAGATCGACGTGACGGAAGTGCAGCATGAAAAATGA
- a CDS encoding helix-turn-helix domain-containing protein encodes MKNELKPIRTEADHEAALAEVERLWGAGTGTPDGDRLDILATLIDAYETRIYPMDPPDPIEAIQFRMEQMGLSRKDLEPLIGTRARVAEVMNRKRSLSIDMIRRLHEELGISAEVLIRPTQKNEAA; translated from the coding sequence ATGAAAAATGAGTTGAAGCCCATCCGCACGGAAGCCGATCATGAGGCAGCGCTCGCGGAAGTCGAGCGCCTGTGGGGCGCCGGGACCGGAACGCCGGACGGTGACCGCCTCGACATTCTCGCGACATTGATCGACGCTTACGAGACGCGGATCTATCCGATGGATCCGCCCGACCCGATCGAAGCAATCCAGTTTCGGATGGAGCAGATGGGCCTGAGCCGCAAGGACCTTGAGCCGCTGATCGGCACGCGGGCCCGCGTCGCGGAAGTAATGAACCGCAAGCGAAGCCTATCCATCGACATGATCCGCCGCTTGCACGAGGAACTCGGGATTTCCGCCGAGGTGTTGATCCGACCGACACAGAAAAACGAAGCTGCGTGA
- a CDS encoding RlmE family RNA methyltransferase, producing the protein MAKDTTGRLHVTVKSAGRLKLSSKLWLERQLNDPYVQQAKRDGLRSRAAYKLIEIDDKHHFLKPGISVVDLGAAPGGWSQIAAKRIGIEKGRGQIVAIDLLEMPGISGVTFAQMDFLADDAPAKLQAMLGGKADVVMSDMAANTTGHRKTDQLRIMNLVEGAAAFAAEVLKPGGTFVAKVFQSGADATLLSALKRDFATVKHVKPASSRADSSERYVLAMGFRGTGEKRDAEEA; encoded by the coding sequence ATGGCCAAAGACACCACCGGGCGGCTCCACGTCACCGTCAAAAGCGCCGGCAGGCTGAAACTGTCGTCCAAGCTCTGGCTGGAGCGCCAGCTCAACGATCCCTATGTGCAGCAGGCCAAGCGCGACGGCCTGCGCTCGCGCGCCGCCTACAAGCTGATCGAGATCGACGACAAGCACCATTTCCTCAAGCCGGGCATTTCGGTGGTCGATCTCGGCGCTGCCCCCGGCGGCTGGAGCCAGATTGCCGCGAAACGGATCGGCATCGAAAAGGGCCGGGGCCAGATCGTGGCCATCGACCTCCTGGAAATGCCCGGCATTTCCGGCGTCACCTTCGCGCAGATGGACTTTCTCGCTGACGACGCCCCGGCAAAGCTGCAGGCGATGCTGGGCGGCAAGGCCGACGTGGTGATGTCCGACATGGCCGCCAACACCACCGGTCACCGCAAGACCGACCAGCTGCGCATCATGAACCTCGTGGAAGGCGCAGCGGCGTTTGCTGCCGAGGTGCTGAAGCCCGGCGGGACCTTCGTGGCAAAGGTGTTCCAGAGCGGCGCCGACGCCACCTTGCTGAGCGCGCTGAAGCGCGATTTCGCCACGGTGAAACACGTCAAGCCGGCGTCGAGCCGTGCGGATTCGTCGGAGCGTTATGTGCTGGCGATGGGCTTTCGCGGTACGGGCGAGAAGCGGGACGCGGAAGAAGCGTAG
- a CDS encoding Ppx/GppA phosphatase family protein, whose translation MGDDTGLRAGFAPHGDLQGLAAALEADRMGDAGSGVYAALDLGTNNCRLLIACPSADGFRVIDSFSRIVRLGEGVSTTGVISDAAIARAISALSICRDKIQSKDAQRLRLIATEACRAASNADDFLAQVASETGITLEIIDRETEAALAVTGCSPLLDPHGRGAVLFDIGGGSSELVRIERDPGEADAKPFIKAWMSIPLGVVTLAERFGGRDVTAESYAAMVDAVAGHVAPFAAENVADLAGMHLLGTSGTVTTLAGVHLNLTRYDRRRIDGVWMSASDLDATVAKLLAMTYAERAANNCIGVERADLVLAGCAILDAIRAAFPLPRLRVADRGLREGMLVEMMRQDGVIQVS comes from the coding sequence ATGGGCGATGACACGGGACTCCGCGCCGGCTTTGCGCCGCACGGGGATCTGCAGGGATTGGCTGCGGCGCTTGAGGCCGATCGCATGGGTGACGCCGGTTCCGGTGTCTATGCGGCGTTGGATCTCGGCACCAATAACTGCCGGCTGCTGATTGCGTGTCCCAGCGCGGATGGCTTTCGCGTGATCGATTCGTTTTCGCGCATCGTCCGGCTCGGGGAGGGCGTCTCCACCACCGGGGTGATCTCTGATGCTGCCATCGCCCGGGCCATCTCGGCGCTCAGCATCTGCCGCGACAAAATCCAGTCCAAGGACGCGCAGCGGCTGCGCCTGATCGCCACCGAGGCATGCCGTGCCGCCTCCAATGCCGATGATTTCCTTGCCCAGGTCGCCAGCGAAACCGGCATCACCCTGGAGATCATCGACCGCGAGACCGAGGCCGCGCTGGCGGTGACAGGCTGCTCGCCGCTGCTGGATCCGCATGGCCGCGGTGCCGTCCTGTTCGATATCGGCGGCGGTTCCAGCGAACTGGTGCGGATCGAGCGCGATCCCGGGGAGGCCGACGCCAAGCCGTTCATCAAGGCGTGGATGTCGATCCCGCTCGGCGTGGTGACGCTGGCGGAGCGCTTCGGCGGTCGCGACGTTACCGCCGAATCCTATGCCGCGATGGTCGACGCGGTGGCCGGGCACGTCGCGCCGTTCGCCGCCGAGAATGTTGCGGACCTTGCCGGCATGCACCTGCTGGGAACCTCGGGCACGGTGACCACTCTGGCCGGGGTGCATCTCAACCTGACGCGCTACGACCGCCGCCGCATCGACGGGGTCTGGATGTCCGCCTCGGATCTCGACGCCACCGTGGCGAAACTGCTGGCGATGACCTATGCGGAGCGCGCCGCCAACAATTGCATCGGGGTCGAGCGCGCCGACCTGGTGCTGGCCGGCTGCGCCATCCTCGATGCCATTCGCGCCGCGTTCCCGCTGCCGCGGCTCAGGGTGGCCGATCGCGGCCTGCGCGAGGGCATGCTGGTGGAAATGATGCGCCAGGACGGGGTGATCCAAGTCTCTTGA
- a CDS encoding xanthine dehydrogenase family protein molybdopterin-binding subunit, translating into MQDHTGSSLDNAIAMQKFGVGQPVRRKEDDTLVRGKGTYTDDISLPGQLYAWMVRSPHAHGVIRNIDTAAAKAMPGVVGVWTGQDLAAADYGPFTCGLPLKNRDGSALKQTNRTPLMTDKVRFVGDPVAFVVAETVAQARDAAEAVELDIEALPAVTSPEQATKPGAPQLYDHIPGNVALDYHFGDAAKVEAAFASAAHVTKLDIANTRVAVVSMEPRVALASYDKASERFTIQVPTQGVAGNRAGLAKILKVPNDKVHLLTANVGGSFGMKNINYPEYICLLHAAKALGRPVKWTDERSTSFLSDSHGRAQDVHAELALDKDGKFLAVRVKGFGNLGAYITGVSPSPLSLNTGKNLASVYKTPLLSVDIKCVVTNTTLMGAYRGAGRPEANYFMERLIDRAAEEMGIDRLTLRKRNFIKSSQMPFAASSGVTYDSGDFQGVFAKALELSDHANYPKRKKDSRKRGKLRGIAVGSYLEVTAPPNPELGKIVFEADGTVKLITGTLDYGQGHATPFAQVLSAQLGVPFEAITLEQGDSDIVHAGNGTGGSRSITATGQAIVETSALIVAKGKRAAAHLLEASEADIEFKSGRFTIAGTDRSIDIMELAKRMREGKMPEGVPDTLDVDHTTGNVESTFPNGCHVAEVEIDPDTGVVQIVNYTGISDFGTIVNPMIVAGQLHGGVAQGIGQALMEEVSYDESGQPITGSFMDYALPRAGDIPLMTVGDHPSPAKSNPLGTKGCGEAGCAGSLSTVVNAVIDALSDHGVEHIDMPLTSERIWRAIQDGKKTKAA; encoded by the coding sequence ATGCAGGATCATACCGGCAGCTCGCTCGACAACGCGATCGCCATGCAGAAATTCGGCGTCGGCCAGCCGGTCCGCCGCAAGGAAGACGACACTTTGGTGAGGGGCAAGGGCACCTATACCGACGATATCAGCCTGCCGGGCCAGCTATATGCCTGGATGGTGCGCAGTCCGCATGCCCATGGCGTGATCCGCAACATCGACACCGCGGCCGCCAAGGCGATGCCCGGCGTGGTCGGGGTGTGGACCGGGCAGGACCTCGCCGCCGCCGATTACGGCCCCTTCACCTGCGGGCTGCCGCTGAAGAACCGCGACGGGTCCGCCCTCAAGCAGACCAACCGCACCCCATTGATGACCGACAAGGTGCGCTTCGTCGGCGATCCCGTGGCCTTCGTGGTGGCCGAGACCGTGGCCCAGGCGCGCGACGCCGCCGAGGCCGTGGAACTCGACATCGAGGCGCTGCCGGCGGTGACCTCGCCCGAACAGGCCACCAAGCCCGGCGCGCCGCAGCTCTACGACCACATCCCCGGCAACGTGGCGCTGGATTACCATTTCGGCGACGCCGCCAAGGTCGAGGCCGCCTTTGCCTCCGCGGCGCATGTCACGAAGCTGGACATCGCCAATACCCGCGTCGCCGTGGTGTCCATGGAACCGCGCGTGGCGCTGGCGTCCTATGACAAGGCCAGCGAGCGCTTCACCATCCAGGTGCCGACCCAGGGCGTCGCCGGAAACCGCGCCGGCCTCGCAAAAATCCTCAAGGTGCCGAACGACAAGGTGCATCTCCTGACCGCCAATGTCGGCGGCTCGTTCGGCATGAAGAACATCAACTATCCCGAATATATCTGCCTGCTGCACGCGGCCAAGGCGCTCGGCAGACCGGTGAAGTGGACCGACGAGCGCTCCACCAGCTTCCTGTCCGACAGCCACGGCCGTGCCCAGGACGTCCACGCCGAACTGGCGCTCGACAAGGACGGCAAGTTCCTCGCGGTGCGCGTCAAGGGTTTCGGCAATCTCGGCGCCTACATCACCGGCGTGTCGCCAAGCCCGCTGTCGCTCAACACCGGCAAGAACCTCGCCAGCGTCTACAAGACGCCGCTGCTGTCGGTCGACATCAAGTGCGTGGTCACCAACACCACTCTGATGGGCGCCTATCGCGGCGCCGGCCGGCCCGAGGCCAACTACTTCATGGAGCGACTGATCGACCGCGCCGCCGAGGAGATGGGCATCGACCGCCTGACCTTGCGCAAGCGCAACTTCATCAAGTCGTCGCAGATGCCGTTCGCCGCCTCCTCCGGCGTCACCTATGACAGCGGCGATTTCCAGGGCGTGTTCGCCAAGGCGCTGGAACTGTCGGACCACGCCAACTATCCGAAGCGCAAGAAGGACAGCCGCAAGCGCGGCAAGCTGCGCGGCATCGCGGTCGGCTCCTATCTGGAAGTCACCGCGCCGCCCAACCCCGAACTCGGCAAGATCGTGTTCGAGGCCGACGGCACCGTGAAGCTGATCACCGGCACGCTGGACTATGGCCAGGGCCATGCCACGCCGTTCGCCCAGGTGCTGTCGGCGCAGCTCGGCGTGCCCTTCGAGGCCATCACCCTCGAACAGGGCGACAGCGACATCGTCCATGCCGGCAACGGCACCGGCGGATCGCGCTCGATCACCGCCACCGGCCAGGCCATCGTCGAGACCTCGGCGCTGATCGTCGCCAAGGGCAAGCGCGCTGCCGCGCATCTGCTGGAAGCCTCGGAAGCCGACATCGAGTTCAAGTCCGGCCGCTTCACCATCGCGGGCACCGACCGCAGCATCGACATCATGGAGCTGGCGAAGCGCATGCGCGAGGGCAAGATGCCTGAGGGCGTGCCCGACACGCTGGACGTCGACCACACCACGGGCAATGTGGAGTCGACCTTCCCCAACGGCTGCCACGTCGCCGAGGTCGAGATCGATCCGGACACCGGCGTGGTTCAAATCGTCAACTACACCGGGATCAGCGACTTCGGCACCATCGTCAATCCGATGATCGTCGCCGGCCAGCTGCATGGCGGCGTGGCGCAGGGCATCGGCCAGGCCTTGATGGAAGAGGTCAGCTACGACGAGAGCGGCCAGCCGATCACCGGCTCGTTCATGGACTATGCGCTGCCACGCGCCGGCGACATTCCGCTAATGACCGTGGGCGACCATCCGTCGCCGGCCAAGTCGAATCCCTTGGGCACCAAGGGCTGCGGCGAGGCCGGCTGCGCCGGCAGCCTGTCCACGGTGGTCAACGCGGTGATCGACGCCCTCAGCGACCACGGCGTCGAACACATCGACATGCCGCTGACCTCGGAGCGCATCTGGCGCGCCATCCAGGACGGGAAGAAGACCAAGGCGGCGTAG
- a CDS encoding Crp/Fnr family transcriptional regulator, which produces MAGSLDNEQTLPSVWTNQLLGALEPDSRKRIDPHLEPVEFKLGEMVCDAGGYLKHAYFPQGSVLSLLTVLENGSAIETANIGREGAFGLFAAMYSRVSFNRCIVQLDGHTVRCPIQLLQYEFKNSEHVRDLFVSYSETLLSQIQQTVACNAMHTTEERMCRWLLMMHDRAGNEALPYTHEFLSHILGANRKSVTLAAQSMQNAGLISYRRGRMQVLDRAALEEASCECYAIVKERFDAFLNPPSTAVQGHNRGRSKSKPGRMG; this is translated from the coding sequence ATGGCCGGATCATTGGATAACGAGCAAACGCTTCCGTCAGTGTGGACCAATCAATTGCTCGGCGCCCTGGAGCCGGACAGCCGCAAACGCATTGACCCTCATCTGGAGCCGGTCGAATTCAAGCTGGGCGAGATGGTCTGCGACGCCGGCGGCTATCTCAAGCACGCTTACTTTCCACAAGGTTCAGTTCTCTCCCTGTTGACGGTGCTGGAAAATGGCTCCGCGATTGAGACCGCTAATATCGGGCGGGAAGGTGCCTTCGGCCTGTTTGCCGCGATGTACAGTCGCGTTTCGTTCAATCGATGCATCGTTCAGCTTGACGGACATACTGTTCGTTGTCCGATACAGCTGCTGCAATATGAGTTCAAGAACAGCGAGCACGTCCGCGATCTCTTTGTGAGCTATTCCGAAACGCTGCTGTCACAGATCCAGCAGACGGTTGCCTGCAATGCCATGCATACGACGGAGGAAAGAATGTGCCGGTGGCTTCTGATGATGCACGATCGGGCCGGAAATGAAGCGCTGCCCTATACCCACGAGTTCCTGTCGCACATCCTCGGTGCCAACCGAAAGTCTGTGACGCTCGCTGCGCAGTCAATGCAGAACGCCGGCCTTATCAGCTATCGCCGGGGCAGGATGCAGGTGCTTGACCGCGCGGCGCTGGAAGAGGCGTCCTGCGAATGCTACGCCATCGTTAAGGAGCGTTTCGATGCCTTTCTGAACCCGCCATCGACGGCCGTACAAGGCCACAATAGGGGGCGAAGCAAGAGCAAACCTGGCCGGATGGGCTGA
- a CDS encoding Crp/Fnr family transcriptional regulator, which produces MKVAQPTFLAQPNESSKLLIKWGVGKTTKDYQKNQNIFVQGEDADTLLFIEKGRVKIAVTSSQGKEAVVGILDEGQFFGEGCLQGTSARTVTATALGVCRVTEISKDSMLSAMRDQPQIFNLFMDHLLTRNSRIQEDVVDQLLNSSEKRLARLLLLLANYGKEGSPPIVPIVINQETLAEMIGTTRSRVSFFMNKFRKLGFIDYNGKIDVHPALLNST; this is translated from the coding sequence ATGAAAGTAGCTCAGCCAACATTTTTGGCCCAGCCGAATGAGTCAAGCAAATTGCTAATAAAATGGGGAGTTGGGAAGACCACCAAGGATTATCAAAAAAACCAGAATATCTTTGTCCAGGGCGAGGATGCCGATACGCTCCTGTTCATTGAGAAGGGTCGCGTAAAAATTGCGGTTACGTCCAGCCAAGGCAAAGAGGCTGTCGTTGGAATATTGGACGAAGGGCAGTTTTTTGGCGAGGGATGTCTGCAGGGCACGTCGGCGAGGACCGTGACAGCGACAGCCCTTGGCGTTTGTCGCGTGACCGAAATTTCGAAAGATTCAATGCTTTCCGCCATGCGGGATCAGCCGCAAATTTTCAATCTGTTCATGGACCATCTGCTGACTAGAAACAGTCGAATTCAGGAAGATGTCGTTGATCAACTCCTCAATTCGAGTGAAAAGCGGCTTGCCCGATTGCTGCTTCTTCTAGCAAACTACGGGAAAGAAGGAAGTCCGCCTATCGTTCCCATCGTGATCAATCAGGAGACTCTAGCGGAGATGATAGGCACGACGCGATCACGTGTAAGCTTCTTCATGAACAAATTCCGCAAATTGGGATTCATCGATTACAATGGGAAAATAGATGTCCACCCAGCACTCCTGAACTCGACATGA
- a CDS encoding YaiI/YqxD family protein, translated as MSTRIYIDADACPVKDEIYKVAARHGLPVSVVAGQFIRIPTDPSIERIAAGSGMDAADDWIAERAGKGDIVVTSDVPLASRCVKAGAEVIAPNGKPFSEASIGMTLAVRNLMTDLRSSGEVTGGPKSFSPRDRSAFLSALDQTIRRIQRAQASAPAPKPD; from the coding sequence TTGAGCACCCGAATCTACATCGATGCCGACGCCTGCCCGGTCAAGGACGAGATCTACAAGGTTGCCGCACGCCACGGTCTGCCGGTGAGCGTGGTGGCCGGCCAGTTCATCCGGATACCGACCGATCCCTCGATCGAGCGGATCGCCGCCGGGTCCGGCATGGACGCCGCCGACGACTGGATTGCGGAGCGCGCCGGAAAGGGCGATATCGTGGTCACGTCCGACGTGCCGCTGGCCAGCCGCTGCGTGAAGGCCGGCGCCGAGGTGATCGCGCCGAACGGCAAGCCGTTCTCGGAAGCCTCCATCGGCATGACGCTGGCGGTGCGCAACCTGATGACCGACCTGCGCTCGTCCGGCGAAGTCACGGGCGGACCCAAATCATTCTCGCCGCGCGATCGCTCGGCGTTCCTTTCGGCATTGGATCAGACGATCCGCCGTATCCAGCGCGCCCAGGCCTCCGCGCCCGCGCCGAAACCAGATTGA